One window of the Lacerta agilis isolate rLacAgi1 chromosome 17, rLacAgi1.pri, whole genome shotgun sequence genome contains the following:
- the TESC gene encoding calcineurin B homologous protein 3 produces the protein MGSSHSVPDEIQELADKTGFTSDQIENLHRRFKQLSGDQPTIRKENFDRVPDLEFNPIRSKIVQAFFDKRNLRESSDGLAEEINFEDFLTIMSNFRPIEMGMDDEQLDRFRKKKLKFLFHMYDADSDGKITLQEYRNVVQEMLSGNPHLDKESARSIADGAMMEAASICVGQMEPDQIYEGITFEDFLKIWEGIDIETKMHVRFLTMEPIAMCY, from the exons TCACTTCAGATCAAATTGAGAATCTGCATCGGCGATTCAAGCAGCTAAGTGGGGATCAGCCAACTATTCG CAAGGAGAACTTTGATCGCGTCCCTGATCTGGAGTTCAATCCAATTAGATCCAAAATTGTCCAGGCCTTTTTTGACAAGAG GAACCTTCGAGAATCATCGGACGGGTTGGCGGAGGAGATCAACTTTGAAGACTTCTTGACGATCATGTCCAATTTCAGGCCCATTGAGATGGGCATGGACGACGAGCAGCTCGATCGATTCCGGAAGAAGAAGCTAAAAT TTCTTTTCCACATGTACGATGCGGACAGTGACGGGAAGATCACTCTGCAAGAATACAGGAat GTTGTGCAAGAGATGCTTTCGGGGAACCCCCACCTGGATAAGGAATCGGCGAGGTCCATCGCAGACGGAGCCATGATGGAGGCTGCCAGCATCTGCGTGGGGCAAATG GAGCCGGATCAAATATACGAGGGAATCACATTTGAAGACTTCCTTAAG ATCTGGGAAGGGATAGACATCGAGACCAAGATGCACGTCCGCTTCCTGACCATGGAGCCGATCGCAATGTGCTACTGA